A stretch of Heliomicrobium undosum DNA encodes these proteins:
- the mce gene encoding methylmalonyl-CoA epimerase, with product MEERFYGPKKKPEILHIDHVGIAVKDLKAAIAFYENVIGIKCTAIEEVAEQKVRVAFLPSGDAEVELLESTDPEGPIAKFIAKNGEGIQHVAYRVDDLEAKLEELKKAGVPLIDQKPRRGAGGADIAFLHPKGTFGHLVELCQRPGKLK from the coding sequence ATCGAAGAGCGCTTCTACGGCCCAAAAAAAAAGCCTGAAATCCTGCACATCGACCATGTCGGCATCGCTGTAAAGGATCTGAAGGCGGCCATCGCCTTCTATGAGAACGTCATCGGCATCAAGTGCACCGCCATCGAAGAGGTTGCCGAGCAGAAGGTCCGCGTCGCCTTCCTGCCCTCGGGCGACGCCGAGGTGGAACTCCTCGAGTCGACCGATCCGGAAGGCCCCATCGCCAAGTTCATCGCCAAGAACGGCGAAGGGATCCAGCACGTGGCCTACCGCGTCGATGACCTGGAAGCCAAACTGGAAGAACTAAAAAAGGCTGGCGTTCCTCTCATCGACCAAAAACCGCGGCGCGGCGCCGGCGGCGCTGACATCGCCTTCCTCCATCCGAAAGGCACCTTCGGCCACCTGGTCGAACTCTGCCAGCGCCCCGGCAAACTGAAGTAA
- a CDS encoding response regulator, translating into MTKRVLIVDDALFIRVILKKMLEEAGYEVFEASNGAEAVNIWDEVKPDLATMDITMPVLDGISAIKAIKTRDPKARIIVCSAMGQKTMIQEAIAAGAVDFLVKPFERVRVLATLLRCLYLQKLA; encoded by the coding sequence ATGACGAAGAGAGTTCTTATCGTCGATGACGCGTTGTTTATTCGTGTCATCTTGAAAAAAATGTTGGAAGAAGCGGGCTACGAGGTTTTTGAAGCGTCCAACGGCGCGGAGGCGGTTAACATCTGGGATGAGGTTAAACCGGACCTCGCAACGATGGATATCACCATGCCCGTATTGGATGGAATTAGCGCGATTAAAGCGATCAAAACCCGGGATCCTAAAGCAAGGATTATCGTCTGCAGCGCTATGGGACAGAAGACAATGATTCAAGAAGCGATTGCTGCAGGAGCGGTGGACTTCTTGGTCAAACCCTTCGAAAGGGTTCGAGTGCTTGCTACGTTGCTCCGTTGTCTTTATTTACAGAAGTTAGCATAG
- the sucD gene encoding succinate--CoA ligase subunit alpha, producing the protein MAILVDEASNVLIQGITGKQGSFHFRQMRAFGTNVVSGVAPGKGGSLYEGVPLYETVQEACEHHAIDATVLFIPAAFCKDAALEAIEAGIKVIVIITEHIPVQDELIIVNRAKLKEAVIIGPNTFGMASWKCKLGILPNVAFSPGPVGVVARSGTLTYEIVGSLTNVGIGQTSVVGLGGDRVPGSSFVDMLKRFEVDPDTKCVVLVGEIGGNAEEEAAEFIKTMSKPVVAYLAGKSAPPGKRMGHAGAIIERGKGTYEGKVKALTAAGAQVATFPYEVVEKVQTLLGHP; encoded by the coding sequence ATGGCGATCCTGGTCGATGAGGCATCGAACGTACTTATTCAGGGGATCACGGGCAAACAAGGAAGTTTCCATTTCCGGCAGATGCGGGCCTTCGGGACCAACGTCGTGTCCGGCGTTGCGCCGGGGAAGGGCGGCAGCCTCTACGAGGGCGTGCCCCTCTACGAGACGGTCCAAGAAGCCTGCGAGCATCACGCCATCGACGCAACGGTGTTGTTTATTCCGGCGGCCTTCTGCAAAGACGCAGCGCTGGAAGCTATCGAAGCAGGCATCAAAGTCATCGTCATCATCACCGAACATATCCCGGTGCAGGATGAGTTAATCATAGTCAATCGGGCCAAACTGAAGGAAGCAGTCATCATTGGACCCAACACCTTCGGCATGGCCTCTTGGAAGTGCAAGCTGGGCATCCTCCCCAACGTCGCCTTCTCCCCGGGTCCGGTCGGCGTCGTGGCCCGTTCGGGAACCTTGACCTATGAGATCGTCGGTTCCTTGACGAATGTCGGCATCGGTCAGACCAGTGTCGTCGGTCTCGGCGGAGACCGTGTCCCGGGTTCATCATTTGTGGATATGCTCAAGCGGTTTGAGGTCGACCCAGATACCAAATGTGTCGTCCTGGTGGGCGAGATCGGCGGCAACGCCGAAGAAGAGGCGGCCGAGTTTATCAAGACCATGAGCAAGCCTGTCGTCGCATACCTGGCCGGGAAGAGCGCCCCTCCGGGCAAGCGGATGGGTCATGCGGGCGCGATCATCGAGCGCGGCAAGGGCACTTACGAAGGAAAAGTGAAGGCTCTGACTGCAGCCGGCGCACAAGTGGCCACCTTCCCCTACGAAGTCGTAGAAAAAGTCCAGACATTGCTCGGCCATCCCTGA
- the sdhA gene encoding succinate dehydrogenase flavoprotein subunit: METRIIVVGGGLAGLMAAIKICEAGGKVDLFSLVSVKRSHSVCAQGGINGAVNTKGEGDSPLEHFDDTVYGGDFLANQPPVKAMCDAAPGIIYMMDRMGVMFNRTPEGLLDFRRFGGTKHHRTAFAGATTGQQLLYALDEQVRKWEAAGRVTKYENWDYLSSVLDGEGITRGIVAQDMASMEIRAFRGDAVILATGGIGMIFGRSTNSTINTGSPQASAYQQGVYYANGEMIQVHPTAIPGEDKLRLMSESARGEGGRVWTYKDGKPWYFLEEWYPAYGNLVPRDVATRAIHKVCYELGLGVDGKPQVYLDLSHIDAKTLDRKLGGILEIYEKFVGDDPRKVPMKIFPGMHYTMGGLWTDYDGMTNIPGLFASGEAEYQYHGANRLGANSLLSAIFGGMVSGPATMKYVKGLKKSAADVSQSVFDQEVKRQQAKMEEIYRMSGTENPYKIHEELGDMMLQHVTIVRINKDLKATDNKLQDLMARWKKIGLPDSSRHANQSAIFTRHLWNMLELARVITIGALNRNESRGAHYKPEFPNRDDANFMKTTKAKWTAQGPALEYEDVDVSLIKPRPRRYDVDKGAN; the protein is encoded by the coding sequence ATGGAAACGCGTATTATCGTCGTTGGTGGCGGTCTTGCCGGTCTGATGGCCGCTATCAAAATTTGCGAAGCCGGCGGCAAAGTCGACCTCTTCTCCTTGGTCTCGGTGAAACGCTCCCACTCGGTCTGCGCCCAGGGCGGGATCAACGGGGCCGTCAACACCAAGGGTGAAGGCGACTCCCCTCTCGAACATTTCGACGACACTGTCTACGGCGGCGACTTCCTGGCGAACCAGCCCCCCGTCAAAGCCATGTGCGATGCGGCCCCCGGGATCATCTACATGATGGACCGCATGGGCGTCATGTTTAACCGGACTCCGGAAGGCCTCCTGGACTTCCGCCGTTTCGGTGGCACGAAACACCACCGCACCGCTTTTGCCGGCGCCACGACGGGCCAACAGCTCCTCTACGCGCTGGACGAGCAAGTTCGCAAATGGGAAGCAGCTGGTCGTGTTACCAAATATGAAAACTGGGACTACCTTTCCTCCGTCCTCGACGGGGAAGGCATCACCCGCGGTATCGTCGCCCAGGATATGGCCTCCATGGAGATCCGCGCCTTCCGTGGTGACGCTGTCATCCTGGCCACCGGCGGCATCGGCATGATCTTCGGTCGTTCCACCAACTCGACCATCAACACCGGTTCGCCCCAAGCCTCGGCCTATCAGCAGGGCGTCTACTACGCCAACGGCGAGATGATCCAGGTGCACCCCACCGCCATCCCTGGCGAAGACAAGCTGCGCCTGATGTCCGAATCGGCCCGCGGCGAAGGCGGCCGGGTGTGGACCTATAAAGACGGCAAACCCTGGTACTTCCTCGAAGAATGGTATCCGGCCTACGGCAACCTGGTTCCCCGGGACGTGGCCACTCGCGCCATTCACAAGGTCTGCTACGAACTGGGCCTCGGCGTGGACGGCAAGCCCCAGGTCTACCTGGATCTGTCCCACATCGACGCCAAGACCCTGGACCGCAAGCTCGGCGGCATCCTCGAGATCTACGAAAAGTTCGTCGGCGACGACCCGCGCAAAGTGCCCATGAAGATCTTCCCTGGCATGCACTACACCATGGGCGGCCTCTGGACCGACTACGACGGCATGACCAACATCCCCGGCCTCTTCGCTTCTGGCGAAGCCGAGTACCAATACCATGGCGCGAACCGTCTGGGCGCCAACTCGCTCCTCTCGGCCATCTTCGGCGGCATGGTTTCCGGCCCGGCGACCATGAAGTATGTCAAAGGCCTGAAAAAGTCGGCTGCCGACGTTTCCCAGTCTGTCTTTGACCAGGAAGTCAAACGCCAGCAGGCCAAGATGGAAGAGATTTACCGCATGAGCGGCACGGAAAACCCCTATAAGATTCACGAAGAGCTCGGCGACATGATGCTGCAGCACGTCACCATCGTCCGGATCAACAAAGACCTGAAGGCGACGGACAACAAGCTGCAAGACCTCATGGCACGCTGGAAGAAGATCGGCCTGCCTGACAGCAGCCGCCATGCCAACCAGTCGGCTATCTTCACCCGTCACCTCTGGAACATGCTTGAGTTGGCCCGCGTGATCACCATTGGCGCCCTCAACCGGAACGAGAGCCGCGGCGCCCACTACAAGCCTGAATTCCCGAACCGTGACGACGCGAACTTCATGAAGACGACGAAGGCCAAGTGGACGGCCCAAGGCCCCGCGCTCGAGTATGAAGACGTCGATGTCTCTCTCATCAAGCCGCGGCCCCGCCGTTATGACGTGGACAAGGGGGCGAACTAA
- the sdhB gene encoding succinate dehydrogenase iron-sulfur subunit, whose protein sequence is MAETIRLRVKRQDGPNGTPRWEEFAIPYRKNLNVIAMLQDIQKNPVLANGQKTTPVVFECNCLEEVCGACSMVVNGKPRQACSALVDQLSQPITLEPLSKFTLIRDLQVDRTRMFESLKKVKAWIDIDGTYDLGAGPRMAPRDQEWAYPLSRCMTCGCCAESCPNYNQKSAFIGPAAISQVRLFNAHPTGEMQSHDRLDSVMGPGGITDCGNAQNCVRVCPKEIPLTTSIADIGRQTVFRWIDRALRS, encoded by the coding sequence ATGGCCGAAACGATTCGTTTGCGTGTAAAGCGGCAAGACGGTCCGAACGGGACCCCGCGTTGGGAAGAGTTCGCCATTCCTTACCGGAAGAACCTCAACGTGATTGCCATGTTGCAGGACATTCAAAAGAACCCCGTGCTGGCCAACGGCCAGAAGACGACCCCTGTCGTCTTCGAGTGCAACTGCCTGGAAGAAGTCTGCGGCGCTTGCAGCATGGTCGTCAACGGCAAACCCCGCCAGGCCTGCTCGGCTCTGGTGGACCAACTGAGCCAGCCCATCACCCTCGAACCGCTCTCCAAGTTCACCCTGATCCGCGACCTGCAGGTCGACCGGACCCGGATGTTCGAGAGCCTGAAAAAGGTGAAGGCATGGATCGACATCGACGGCACCTATGACCTGGGCGCCGGCCCCCGCATGGCTCCCCGCGACCAGGAGTGGGCCTACCCCCTCTCCCGTTGCATGACCTGCGGCTGCTGCGCCGAGTCCTGCCCCAACTACAACCAGAAGTCGGCCTTCATCGGTCCGGCCGCCATCTCCCAGGTCCGCCTCTTCAACGCCCATCCCACCGGTGAAATGCAGTCCCATGATCGCCTTGACTCCGTCATGGGCCCGGGCGGCATCACTGACTGCGGCAACGCCCAGAACTGCGTCCGCGTCTGCCCGAAAGAAATCCCCCTGACCACCTCCATCGCCGACATCGGCCGGCAGACGGTGTTCCGTTGGATTGACCGGGCGCTCCGCTCCTAA
- the sucC gene encoding ADP-forming succinate--CoA ligase subunit beta translates to MKCFEYMGKEIFARFGILVPQGRMVLTPEDAAKVAAEIGKPVVIKSQVLSGKRGKAGGIKFADTPEEAAQAAAQVLSMTVQGLPVQRILVEEKLKIDAELYVAITIDGAAKAPVVIASAKGGMDIEEQDEADIVKTHLDVFLGLPAFLARDVARKIGLRGNLAKEFSDILSKMYCILNHKDAELVEINPLVISGDHLIAADAKLTIDDSALYRQKDIPFVDEDMTEVEKMAKAAGVGSFVELGGDIAIMANGAGITMGTLDMVQLFGGHPANFMDAGGGTGVEGTAKAISILLAQNPKVIFINIFGGITRCDDVANALAQVKRNIGIPVPVVVRMVGTNEEAGVRILKEVGIDAYRDMKTAAQMAVALAKRGEGA, encoded by the coding sequence GTGAAGTGCTTCGAGTACATGGGGAAGGAGATCTTCGCGCGGTTCGGCATTCTGGTTCCCCAGGGCCGCATGGTCCTGACGCCGGAAGATGCGGCGAAAGTGGCGGCGGAGATCGGCAAGCCGGTCGTCATCAAGTCCCAGGTCCTTTCGGGCAAACGGGGAAAAGCCGGCGGCATCAAGTTTGCCGACACCCCGGAGGAAGCCGCCCAAGCGGCTGCCCAGGTGCTGTCCATGACGGTTCAGGGCCTGCCGGTCCAGCGCATCCTCGTCGAGGAAAAGCTGAAGATCGACGCAGAACTGTATGTGGCCATCACCATCGACGGCGCTGCCAAAGCGCCTGTCGTGATCGCCTCGGCCAAAGGCGGCATGGACATCGAGGAACAGGACGAAGCGGACATCGTCAAAACCCATTTGGACGTCTTTTTAGGGTTACCGGCCTTTCTTGCCAGGGATGTGGCGAGAAAAATTGGTCTCCGCGGCAATCTTGCCAAGGAGTTTTCTGACATCCTGTCGAAAATGTATTGTATCCTAAATCACAAGGATGCCGAACTGGTCGAGATCAACCCCCTGGTCATCTCCGGCGACCACCTGATCGCCGCAGACGCCAAGCTAACCATTGACGACAGCGCCCTCTACCGCCAGAAGGACATCCCCTTCGTCGACGAAGACATGACCGAAGTGGAAAAGATGGCTAAGGCGGCCGGGGTTGGCTCTTTCGTCGAACTGGGAGGCGACATCGCCATCATGGCCAACGGCGCCGGCATCACCATGGGCACCCTGGACATGGTGCAACTCTTCGGCGGCCATCCGGCCAATTTCATGGACGCCGGCGGCGGAACGGGCGTGGAAGGCACGGCCAAAGCGATCAGCATCCTCCTGGCTCAGAACCCCAAGGTCATCTTTATCAACATATTTGGCGGGATCACCCGCTGTGACGACGTCGCCAATGCCCTGGCGCAGGTAAAGCGGAATATCGGCATCCCCGTCCCGGTCGTCGTCCGCATGGTCGGCACCAACGAAGAGGCTGGTGTTCGCATCCTGAAGGAAGTCGGTATCGACGCCTATCGGGATATGAAAACGGCCGCCCAAATGGCCGTTGCGCTTGCAAAACGCGGGGAGGGGGCGTAA
- a CDS encoding biotin/lipoyl-containing protein: protein MLNRDRKRRRQAAIAAVMSAIGYQMASIKRRGRVTGGQSFARSAWAGRTDWKTMGLADALGQRDSDTPVEEIARQIAARMPDSGREIFVKRFKVRVDNQMFYVEVEEIPGEGAMAAAAPAPVARAAAPVAPKAAPAAAPKAAAAAPKAAPKAAAPAPAGGGGITAPMPGTILDVRKNVGDVVKAGDTVLILEAMKMENEIQADHAGTIQEIRVKKGQAVNAGEVLVVIG from the coding sequence ATGCTAAACCGTGACCGCAAACGTCGTCGCCAAGCGGCCATCGCTGCTGTCATGTCGGCCATCGGCTATCAGATGGCCAGCATCAAGCGGCGGGGAAGAGTGACGGGCGGACAGAGCTTCGCCCGCTCGGCCTGGGCCGGACGCACTGATTGGAAGACCATGGGTCTTGCCGATGCCTTGGGGCAGAGGGACTCGGATACCCCAGTTGAGGAGATTGCCAGGCAGATCGCTGCCCGAATGCCTGACAGCGGGAGGGAAATTTTTGTGAAGAGATTCAAAGTCCGTGTCGACAACCAGATGTTCTATGTAGAAGTCGAAGAAATTCCCGGTGAAGGCGCCATGGCCGCTGCCGCTCCGGCTCCCGTAGCCCGCGCCGCCGCCCCGGTTGCCCCCAAAGCCGCTCCGGCTGCTGCTCCTAAGGCCGCCGCTGCCGCGCCGAAGGCTGCGCCGAAAGCCGCCGCTCCCGCCCCTGCCGGCGGTGGCGGAATCACCGCCCCCATGCCGGGGACCATCCTGGACGTTCGCAAAAATGTCGGTGATGTGGTCAAGGCCGGTGACACTGTCCTCATCCTCGAAGCCATGAAGATGGAAAACGAAATCCAGGCGGACCACGCGGGCACCATTCAGGAGATCCGCGTCAAGAAGGGCCAAGCGGTCAACGCCGGCGAGGTTCTGGTCGTCATTGGCTAA
- a CDS encoding acyl-CoA carboxylase subunit beta, whose product MNMEERLAQLAKFREKITQGGGPKRIAKQHESGKMTARERIEALLDPGSFVELGVFVGDSNFDKLENPGEGVVVGHGTVEGRVVYIYAQDFTVSGGSLSKAHADKIVKVMDLALKNGVPCLGLNDSGGARIQQGVDALEGYGSIFYRNTLSSGVIPQISAILGPCAGGAVYSPALTDFIFMVNGISRMFITGPQVIKAVTGEDVSPETLGGALTHNQKSGVAHFMADSELECFEQIRALLSYLPSNNMEEPPVVDPVEPEFDPEELISIIPPNPNQGYDVRDVLVRILDAGSFFEVQPLFAPNGITAFGRLNGKVVGILANQPKVLAGCLDIDVSDKLARFVRFCNAFNIPLLTFEDVPGFLPGTNQEYGGIIRHGAKMLYAYSEASVPKITIILRKAYGGAYLAMCGKPLGCDAAFAWPTAEIAVMGPDGAANIIYRKEIEGAEDPIAMRKQMVEKYREEVSNPFIACARGYVEDILDPRETRSRLIATLDALATKRESRPRKKNGNIPV is encoded by the coding sequence TTGAACATGGAAGAACGTTTGGCTCAGTTGGCGAAATTCCGCGAGAAGATCACCCAGGGCGGCGGCCCCAAACGGATCGCCAAGCAGCACGAGTCTGGCAAGATGACCGCCCGCGAGCGCATCGAAGCCCTGCTCGATCCCGGTTCCTTCGTTGAACTCGGTGTATTCGTCGGTGACAGCAACTTCGACAAACTGGAAAACCCCGGTGAAGGCGTTGTTGTCGGCCACGGCACAGTCGAAGGCCGTGTGGTCTATATCTACGCCCAGGACTTCACTGTTTCCGGCGGTTCCCTCTCGAAGGCCCATGCCGACAAGATCGTCAAGGTCATGGACCTGGCCCTGAAAAACGGCGTGCCCTGCCTCGGCTTGAACGATTCCGGCGGCGCGCGGATTCAACAAGGCGTCGACGCCCTGGAAGGATACGGCAGCATCTTCTACCGCAACACGCTCTCCTCCGGCGTCATTCCCCAGATCTCGGCCATCCTCGGTCCCTGCGCCGGCGGCGCCGTCTACTCTCCCGCCCTTACCGACTTCATTTTCATGGTGAACGGCATCTCCCGCATGTTCATCACCGGTCCCCAGGTCATCAAGGCGGTCACCGGCGAGGACGTGTCGCCCGAGACCCTCGGCGGCGCCCTCACTCACAACCAGAAGTCCGGTGTGGCGCACTTCATGGCGGACAGTGAACTGGAGTGCTTCGAGCAGATCCGCGCCTTGCTCTCCTACCTGCCCTCCAACAACATGGAAGAGCCCCCGGTCGTCGATCCGGTCGAGCCCGAGTTCGATCCGGAAGAACTGATCTCCATCATCCCCCCCAACCCCAACCAGGGCTATGACGTTCGCGACGTGCTGGTGCGCATCCTCGACGCCGGCTCCTTCTTCGAAGTGCAGCCCCTCTTCGCGCCCAACGGCATCACCGCCTTTGGTCGCCTGAACGGCAAAGTGGTCGGCATCCTGGCCAACCAGCCCAAGGTCCTGGCCGGTTGCCTCGACATCGACGTCTCTGACAAACTGGCCCGCTTCGTCCGTTTCTGCAACGCCTTCAACATCCCCCTGCTGACCTTCGAAGACGTGCCCGGCTTCCTGCCCGGCACCAATCAGGAGTACGGCGGCATCATCCGGCACGGCGCCAAGATGCTCTACGCTTATTCGGAAGCGAGCGTTCCCAAGATCACCATCATCCTGCGCAAAGCCTACGGCGGAGCCTATCTGGCCATGTGCGGCAAGCCCCTCGGTTGTGACGCCGCCTTCGCCTGGCCGACGGCTGAAATCGCCGTCATGGGTCCCGATGGCGCCGCCAACATCATCTACCGCAAGGAGATCGAAGGCGCCGAAGATCCCATCGCCATGCGCAAGCAGATGGTCGAAAAGTACCGGGAAGAAGTCTCCAATCCGTTTATCGCCTGCGCCCGCGGCTATGTGGAAGACATCCTCGACCCGCGGGAAACCCGCAGCCGCCTGATCGCCACCCTGGATGCTCTGGCAACCAAGCGCGAAAGCCGGCCGCGCAAGAAAAACGGAAACATCCCGGTCTAA
- a CDS encoding pyruvate carboxylase subunit B — protein MEKRVIKFTDTTLRDSHQSLLATRMKIEDMLPILEKIDAIGYHSIECWGGATFDTTMRFLNEDPWERLWTIKKHCKTPTQMLLRGQNCVGYKHYADDVLEAFIKYACEGGMDIFRIFDALNDVRNMEKAMEYTKKYGGHVQGVLCYTISEFHTTKYYVDMAKKLAERGADSICVKDMAGILTPGSAYEVVKEVKAAVGLPIQLHTHYTSGMGGMMYLKAIEAGCDVIDTAISSLALSTSQPACETMVATLESLGYETNLDLLKLKEIADYFKDVRKKYSQFDLTDGTPDTNVLVYQVPGGMISNFLSQLAQQNALHKLPDVLAEVPRVREDFGYPPLVTPSSQIVGSQAALNVLLGERYKMATNEVKQYMRGFYGQPPAPVNEEVRRKIVGNDEVIHVRPADLIPPGMEEAKKGVASVMQKEQDVVTYAIFPNVALPFLEERLAKQTQVDFKIAKEGADDEGKVVTYPA, from the coding sequence ATGGAAAAACGGGTTATCAAGTTTACAGACACCACGCTTCGCGACAGCCACCAATCCTTGTTGGCTACCCGGATGAAAATCGAAGACATGCTGCCGATCCTTGAAAAAATCGACGCGATCGGATACCACTCCATCGAATGCTGGGGTGGCGCCACCTTCGATACCACCATGCGCTTCCTGAACGAAGACCCCTGGGAACGCCTCTGGACGATTAAAAAACACTGCAAGACCCCCACGCAGATGCTGTTGCGGGGCCAGAACTGCGTCGGCTACAAGCACTACGCCGACGACGTTTTGGAAGCCTTCATCAAGTATGCCTGCGAAGGCGGCATGGATATCTTCCGGATCTTTGACGCCCTGAATGACGTACGGAACATGGAAAAGGCGATGGAGTACACCAAGAAGTATGGCGGGCACGTGCAAGGCGTGCTCTGCTATACCATCAGTGAATTCCATACCACCAAGTACTACGTCGATATGGCGAAGAAACTGGCCGAACGGGGTGCCGACTCTATCTGTGTCAAGGATATGGCCGGCATCCTCACCCCCGGCTCCGCCTACGAGGTCGTCAAAGAGGTCAAAGCCGCCGTCGGTCTGCCGATCCAGTTGCATACCCACTACACCTCCGGCATGGGTGGCATGATGTACCTGAAAGCCATCGAAGCCGGATGCGATGTCATTGACACGGCTATCTCCTCGCTGGCCCTGTCCACCTCGCAGCCTGCCTGCGAAACGATGGTGGCCACCCTGGAGAGCCTTGGCTACGAGACCAACCTGGACCTGCTGAAGCTCAAGGAGATCGCCGACTACTTCAAGGATGTCCGCAAGAAGTACAGCCAGTTCGACCTCACCGACGGCACCCCCGACACGAACGTGCTCGTCTACCAGGTCCCCGGCGGCATGATCTCCAACTTCCTCTCCCAACTTGCCCAGCAGAACGCCCTGCACAAGCTGCCCGATGTGCTGGCAGAGGTGCCCCGCGTCCGGGAAGACTTCGGTTACCCGCCGCTCGTCACCCCCTCTAGCCAGATCGTCGGATCCCAGGCGGCCCTCAACGTCCTGCTCGGCGAGCGGTACAAGATGGCTACCAACGAGGTCAAGCAATACATGCGCGGCTTCTACGGCCAGCCCCCTGCGCCGGTCAACGAAGAAGTCCGCAGGAAGATCGTCGGCAACGACGAAGTCATCCACGTCCGTCCGGCCGACCTCATCCCCCCTGGGATGGAAGAAGCCAAGAAAGGCGTCGCATCGGTCATGCAGAAGGAACAGGATGTCGTCACCTACGCCATCTTCCCGAACGTGGCCCTGCCCTTCCTGGAAGAGCGCCTGGCCAAACAAACCCAGGTGGACTTCAAGATCGCCAAGGAAGGCGCCGATGACGAAGGCAAGGTTGTCACTTATCCTGCCTAA
- a CDS encoding acyl-CoA mutase large subunit family protein: MFDSEKVAQVSEAKAKWQENSLGKVLKKAPERRAVFATDSGITMNTLYTPDDVADIDYARDLGFPGEYPFTRGVQPNMYRGRHWTMRQYAGFGTAEQSNERFRYLLAQGQTGLSCAFDLPTQIGYDSDDPLSQGEIGKVGVAIDTMADMEILFDKIPLDKVSTSMTINAPAAVLLAMYIAVAEKQGVSADKIAGTIQNDILKEYIARGTYIFPPAPSMRLITDIFAYCAEKVPNWNTISISGYHIREAGSSAAQEIAFTLADGIAYVQAAINAGLDVDKFAPRLSFFFNAHLNFFEEIAKFRAARRLWATIMKERFGATNPRSWAFRVHTQTAGSTLTAQQPNVNIMRVAFQALMAVLGGTQSLHTNSKDEALALPNEESVLIALRTQQVIGYEIGAADVVDPLGGSYYIESLTNQLEAKAKEYIQKIDDLGGAPNAIEYMQREIQASAYRYQKGVESGDNVVIGVNKFQMKEEPPKGLLKVDPALGEAQKAKLKQVKESRDNVAVQNALARVRAAAQGNENMMPVIIDAVKVYASLGEICGVMREVFGEYRQQIIF, encoded by the coding sequence GTGTTTGATTCGGAAAAAGTCGCACAAGTCAGTGAAGCAAAAGCAAAGTGGCAGGAGAACTCGCTGGGCAAGGTCCTGAAAAAGGCGCCCGAACGCCGCGCCGTGTTTGCCACCGATTCCGGTATCACCATGAACACCCTCTACACCCCTGATGACGTAGCCGATATCGACTACGCCCGTGATCTCGGTTTCCCCGGTGAGTACCCCTTCACCCGCGGGGTGCAGCCGAACATGTATCGCGGCCGCCACTGGACCATGCGCCAGTACGCCGGCTTCGGCACCGCCGAGCAGTCGAACGAGCGCTTCCGCTACCTGCTTGCACAAGGTCAGACCGGTCTGTCCTGCGCCTTCGACCTGCCCACCCAGATCGGCTACGACTCGGACGATCCCCTCTCCCAGGGCGAGATCGGCAAGGTCGGCGTCGCCATCGACACCATGGCCGACATGGAGATCCTCTTCGACAAGATCCCTCTTGACAAGGTCTCCACGTCGATGACCATCAACGCCCCTGCTGCGGTGTTGCTGGCCATGTACATCGCCGTCGCCGAGAAGCAGGGCGTCAGCGCCGACAAGATCGCCGGCACCATCCAAAACGATATCCTCAAGGAATACATCGCCCGCGGCACCTACATCTTCCCGCCGGCGCCGTCGATGCGCCTGATCACCGATATCTTCGCCTACTGCGCCGAAAAGGTGCCCAACTGGAACACCATCTCCATCTCGGGCTACCACATCCGTGAAGCCGGCTCCAGCGCTGCTCAGGAGATCGCCTTCACCCTGGCGGACGGCATCGCCTATGTCCAGGCCGCCATCAACGCCGGACTGGATGTGGATAAGTTCGCCCCCCGTCTCTCCTTCTTCTTCAACGCCCACCTGAACTTCTTCGAAGAGATCGCCAAGTTCCGGGCGGCTCGCCGCCTCTGGGCCACGATCATGAAAGAGCGCTTCGGCGCCACGAACCCCCGTTCCTGGGCGTTCCGCGTGCACACCCAGACGGCCGGTTCCACCCTCACGGCCCAACAACCCAACGTCAACATCATGCGCGTCGCCTTCCAGGCCCTCATGGCCGTCCTCGGCGGCACCCAGTCGTTGCACACCAACTCCAAGGACGAAGCGCTGGCGCTGCCCAACGAAGAGTCGGTGCTCATCGCCCTGCGGACCCAGCAGGTCATCGGCTACGAGATCGGCGCCGCCGATGTGGTCGACCCCCTGGGCGGTTCCTACTACATTGAATCCCTCACCAACCAGCTCGAAGCCAAGGCCAAAGAATACATCCAGAAGATCGACGATCTGGGCGGGGCGCCCAACGCCATCGAATACATGCAGCGTGAAATCCAGGCCAGCGCCTACCGTTACCAGAAGGGCGTTGAATCCGGCGACAACGTTGTTATCGGCGTCAACAAGTTCCAGATGAAGGAAGAGCCGCCCAAAGGCCTGCTCAAAGTCGACCCGGCCCTCGGCGAAGCCCAGAAGGCCAAGCTGAAACAGGTCAAAGAATCCCGCGACAATGTGGCTGTGCAAAACGCCCTGGCCCGCGTCCGCGCTGCCGCTCAAGGCAACGAGAACATGATGCCTGTCATCATTGACGCTGTGAAGGTCTACGCCTCCCTAGGCGAAATCTGCGGCGTCATGCGGGAAGTCTTCGGGGAATATCGTCAACAAATCATTTTCTAA